Proteins encoded together in one Impatiens glandulifera chromosome 1, dImpGla2.1, whole genome shotgun sequence window:
- the LOC124920058 gene encoding regulatory-associated protein of TOR 1 isoform X3, with translation MALGDLMASQFSQSLVPLTNHLEECLSRDEVDILGQRRDRDAENASTSIVNATAATAPTSLAYLPQTLVLCELRHESFETYVPSGPSESGLISKWWPKDRMKTGCVALVLCLNISVDPPDVIKISPCARMECWIDPFSMAPQKALEAIGKNLSLQYERWQPRARYKPQLDPTVEEVKKLCTTCRKYAKTERVLFHYNGHGVPKPTPNGEIWLFNKSYTQYIPLQISELDSWLKTPSIYVFDCSAAGMIVSAFAELQDLSASSSSGTTTPTRDCILLAACDAHETLPQSAEFPADVFTSCLTTPIKMALRWFCTRSLLRGSLNYSLIDRIPGRQNDRKTLLGELNWIFTAVTDTIAWNVLPHETFQKLFRQDLLVASLFRNFLLAERILRTANCTPISFPSLPPTHQHHMWDSWDMAAEICLSQLPGLVEDPNAEFQPSPFFTEQLTAFEVWLDHGSEHKKPPEQLPIVLQVLLSQYHRFRALVLLGRFLDMGSWAVDLALSVGIFPYVLKLLQTTTPELRQILVFIWTKILALDKSCQVDLVKDGGHTYFIRFLDSMEAFPEQRAMAAFVLAVIVDGHRRGQEACIEAGLLHVCLKHLQSSSGVSSQSETQTEPLFLQWLCLCLGKLWEDFTEAQIVALQAEAPAVFAHLLSEPQPEVRASAVFALGTLLDVGFDSSREGGVGGDEDCDDDEKSKAEVSIIKCLLNVVSDGSPLVRAEVAVALARFAFGHNKQLKAIAAAYWKKPQPNSVLSSLPSFAMKSTSGYTTPTQYVQHGTMGPSQIGPVFRSGDSQAIVRDGRVSTSSPLTSSGVMHGSPVSDDSSQHSDSGIFNDCLSNGVASARQRPLDNALYAQCVLAMLTLAKDPSPRNASLGRRVLSIIGIEQVVTKSVKPSGNMARLSDSIAPSPSLAGLARSSSWFDMSGGHLPLTFRTPPVSPPRPSYLPGIRRVCSLEFRPHIMNSPDTGLADPLLSAVGSDAASDRSFLPQSTIYSWSCGHFSKPILTAADDSEEVMVRREEREKFALDHIAKCQHSCTVSSLQNQIASWDTKFETGTRAILLHPFSPVVIAADDTERIRIWNYEEATLMNSFDNHGLIDKGISKLCLVNELDDSLLLAASCDGNIRIWKDYNLRGKQKLVTAFSSIHGHRPGVRNDNVVVDWQQQPGYLYSSGETSSIMVWDLEKEQLVHSIPSLSDCSISALSASQVHPGHFAAGFLDGSVRLYDIRAPEMLICTSRPHTQRVRVVGIGFQPGFEHGKIVSASQAGDIQFIDIRWPKDAYLTIDAHRGSLTALAVHRHAPLIASGSAKQLIKVFNLEGEQLGSIKYLSTFMAQKIGSVSCLAFHPYEVLLAAGAADACVSVYADEIAPGR, from the exons ATCCATTTTCTATGGCACCCCAGAAAGCACTTGAAGCAATTGGAAAAAACTTGAGTCTTCAGTATGAGAGGTGGCAACCCAGG GCTCGGTACAAGCCTCAGCTAGATCCTACTGTGGAGGAAGTGAAAAAACTCTGTACTACATGTCGGAAATATGCAAAGACAGAGAGAGTTCTCTTCCACTACAATGGTCATGGTGTACCCAAACCAACTCCAAATGGTGAAATTTGGCTCTTCAACAAG AGTTATACTCAATATATCCCGCTGCAAATAAGTGAGCTTGATTCGTGGCTGAAGACACcttcaatatatgtttttgACTGCTCTGCTGCAGGGATGATTGTTAGTGCTTTTGCAGAG CTTCAAGATTTGAGTGCTTCTAGTTCAAGTGGAACTACCACTCCTACAAGGGATTGTATTCTGCTTGCAGCATGTGATGCACACGAGACTCTTCCCCAAAGTGCTGAATTTCCTGCTGATGTTTTCACATCCTGCCTCACAACGCCAATCAAGATGGCTTTGAGATG gTTTTGTACTCGTTCGTTGCTCCGTGGATCTCTAAACTACTCCCTTATAGATAGAATTCCAGGGCGCCAAAATGATCGCAAGACACTTTTAGGTGAATTAAATTGGATTTTCACGGCAGTGACCGACACAATTGCCTGGAATGTACTCCCACATG AGACCTTCCAAAAACTGTTTAGGCAGGATCTTTTAGTTGCCAGTTTGTTTCGAAACTTTCTACTGGCTGAGAGGATCTTGCGGACTGCAAATTGCACTCCAATTTCATTTCCTAGTTTGCCTCCAACTCATCAGCACCATATGTG GGATTCATGGGACATGGCTGCTGAAATATGCCTTTCTCAGCTACCAGGTTTAGTTGAGGATCCAAATGCTGAGTTCCAG CCAAGCCCCTTTTTCACAGAACAGTTGACAGCTTTTGAGGTGTGGCTTGATCATGGATCAGAACACAAGAAGCCACCTGAACAGCTGCCCATTGTTCTTCAG GTTTTACTCAGCCAATATCATCGATTTCGAGCCTTGGTGCTTCTGGGAAGATTCCTTGATATGGGATCATGGGCCGTAGATCTT GCTTTATCTGTTGGGATATTCCCATACGTTTTGAAGCTTTTGCAAACAACTACACCAGAGCTACGACAAATTCTTGTATTCATTTGGACAAAGATTCTTGCTCTTGACAAG TCATGCCAAGTGGATCTTGTGAAGGATGGAGGACACACATATTTTATAAGGTTTCTTGATAGCATGGAGGCATTTCCAGAACAGCGAGCAATGGCTGCATTTGTTCTTGCAGTCATTGTGGATGGGCACAGACGAGGCCAGGAAGCCTGCATTGAAGCTGGTTTGCTACATGTTTGCTTGAAGCACCTTCAGTCTTCGTCTGGTGTTTCTTCACAAAGTGAAACACAAACCGAACCTTTATTTCTTCAATGGCTTTGTCTTTGCCTGGGAAAGTTGTGGGAGGATTTCACTGAGGCACAAATAGTTGCTCTGCAGGCAGAAGCTCCTGCTGTATTTGCACACTTACTTTCTGAACCCCAACCCGAG GTAAGAGCTTCAGCTGTATTTGCTCTAGGAACCCTGCTTGATGTTGGATTTGATTCATCAAGAGAGGGTGGTGTTGGAGGTGATGAAGATTGTGATGATGATGAAAAAAGTAAAGCTGAGGTTAGCATTATCAAATGCCTTCTAAATGTTGTTTCAGATGGAAGCCCACTTGTACGAGCTGAAGTTGCTGTAG CTCTAGCACGCTTTGCCTTTGGGCACAACAAGCAGTTGAAGGCAATTGCTGCTGCATATTGGAAGAAGCCTCAGCCTAACTCCGTCCTTAGTTCCCTACCTTCATTTGCCATGAAGAGTACTAGCGGTTATACCACTCCAACTCAGTATGTCCAGCATGGTACGATGGGTCCCTCACAAATTGGTCCTGTTTTTAGAAGTGGAGATAGCCAAGCTATAGTTCGAGATGGGCGAGTCTCCACTAGCAGTCCACTTACATCTTCTGGAGTAATGCATGGGTCACCTGTATCAGATGATTCATCTCAGCATTCTGATTCTGGGATATTTAATGATTGCTTGAGCAATGGGGTGGCAAGTGCAAGGCAAAGGCCTCTAGACAATGCATTATATGCACAATGTGTGCTTGCTATGCTTACATTAGCCAAGGATCCTTCTCCTCGCAATGCTAGTCTTGGTAGAAGAGTACTTTCCATTATAGGGATTGAACAAGTGGTGACAAAATCTGTGAAGCCAAGTGGCAATATGGCTAGACTGAGTGACTCAATTGCTCCTTCACCTAGTCTTGCTGGCCTTGCACGATCTTCTTCATGGTTTGATATGAGTGGAG GTCATTTGCCACTTACTTTTAGGACTCCTCCTGTTAGTCCGCCTCGACCCAGTTACTTACCTGGAATCCGAAGAGTTTGTTCACTAGAGTTCAGACCACACATCATGAATTCTCCGGATACAGGATTGGCTGATCCACTCTTAAGTGCTGTTGGGTCAGATGCAGCATCTGATAGAAGTTTTCTTCCGCAGTCAACAATATATAGTTGGAGTTGTGGTCATTTTTCGAAGCCTATACTTACAGCAGCTGATGACAGCGAAGAAGTAATGGTcagaagagaagaaagagaaaaatttGCTCTGGACCACATAGCAAAGTGTCAACATTCTTGTA CTGTCAGCAGCTTGCAGAATCAAATAGCTAGCTGGGATACAAAATTTGAAACAGGTACCAGAGCAATTTTGCTGCATCCTTTCTCTCCAGTTGTAATTGCTGCAGACGATACTGAACGAATCAG gaTATGGAATTATGAGGAGGCTACTTTGATGAATAGCTTTGACAATCATGGTCTTATTGACAAAGGAATTTCAAAATTGTGCCTTGTTAATGAGCTTGATGACAGTCTACTTCTTGCTGCTTCAT GTGATGGGAATATCAGAATTTGGAAGGATTACAATTTAAGGGGCAAGCAGAAACTTGTAACTGCATTCTCTTCAATTCATGGTCATAGGCCTGGTGTGCGCAATGATAATGTGGTTGTGGATTGGCAGCAGCAACCTGGTTATCTG TATTCATCTGGTGAAACATCATCCATTATGGTCTGGGATCTGGAGAAAGAACAGCTTGTACATTCTATTCCGTCATTATCGGATTGCAGCATATCAGCATTG TCCGCCTCACAAGTCCATCCTGGACATTTCGCTGCTGGATTTTTGGATGGTTCTGTGAGGCTTTATGATATTAGGGCACCTGAGAT GCTTATTTGTACATCCCGGCCACACACACAGAGAGTGCGAGTTGTAGGCATTGGTTTTCAACCAGGGTTTGAGCATGGAAAG ATTGTGAGTGCATCGCAAGCAGGTGATATTCAGTTCATTGATATAAGATGGCCAAAGGATGCCTACTTAACAATAGACGCACACAGGGGGTCTCTTACTGCTTTAGCTGTGCATCGTCATGCACCCCTTATTGCAAGTGGCTCGGCAAAACAGCTCATAAAAGTGTTCAATTTAGAGGGTGAACAATTAGGCAGCATTAAATACCTCTCAACATTTATGGCACAGAAAATAGGTTCAGTAAGCTGTCTTGCCTTTCATCCTTATGAAGTGTTGTTAGCAGCCGGAGCTGCAGATGCATGCGTTTCTGTTTACGCCGATGAAATCGCTCCAGGCagatga
- the LOC124920058 gene encoding regulatory-associated protein of TOR 1 isoform X4, which translates to MALGDLMASQFSQSLVPLTNHLEECLSRDEVDILGQRRDRDAENASTSIVNATAATAPTSLAYLPQTLVLCELRHESFETYVPSGPSESGLISKWWPKDRMKTGCVALVLCLNISVDPPDVIKISPCARMECWIDPFSMAPQKALEAIGKNLSLQYERWQPRARYKPQLDPTVEEVKKLCTTCRKYAKTERVLFHYNGHGVPKPTPNGEIWLFNKSYTQYIPLQISELDSWLKTPSIYVFDCSAAGMIVSAFAELQDLSASSSSGTTTPTRDCILLAACDAHETLPQSAEFPADVFTSCLTTPIKMALRWFCTRSLLRGSLNYSLIDRIPGRQNDRKTLLGELNWIFTAVTDTIAWNVLPHETFQKLFRQDLLVASLFRNFLLAERILRTANCTPISFPSLPPTHQHHMWDSWDMAAEICLSQLPGLVEDPNAEFQPSPFFTEQLTAFEVWLDHGSEHKKPPEQLPIVLQVLLSQYHRFRALVLLGRFLDMGSWAVDLALSVGIFPYVLKLLQTTTPELRQILVFIWTKILALDKSCQVDLVKDGGHTYFIRFLDSMEAFPEQRAMAAFVLAVIVDGHRRGQEACIEAGLLHVCLKHLQSSSGVSSQSETQTEPLFLQWLCLCLGKLWEDFTEAQIVALQAEAPAVFAHLLSEPQPEVRASAVFALGTLLDVGFDSSREGGVGGDEDCDDDEKSKAEVSIIKCLLNVVSDGSPLVRAEVAVALARFAFGHNKQLKAIAAAYWKKPQPNSVLSSLPSFAMKSTSGYTTPTQYVQHGTMGPSQIGPVFRSGDSQAIVRDGRVSTSSPLTSSGVMHGSPVSDDSSQHSDSGIFNDCLSNGVASARQRPLDNALYAQCVLAMLTLAKDPSPRNASLGRRVLSIIGIEQVVTKSVKPSGNMARLSDSIAPSPSLAGLARSSSWFDMSGGHLPLTFRTPPVSPPRPSYLPGIRRVCSLEFRPHIMNSPDTGLADPLLSAVGSDAASDRSFLPQSTIYSWSCGHFSKPILTAADDSEEVMVRREEREKFALDHIAKCQHSSVSSLQNQIASWDTKFETGTRAILLHPFSPVVIAADDTERIRIWNYEEATLMNSFDNHGLIDKGISKLCLVNELDDSLLLAASCDGNIRIWKDYNLRGKQKLVTAFSSIHGHRPGVRNDNVVVDWQQQPGYLYSSGETSSIMVWDLEKEQLVHSIPSLSDCSISALSASQVHPGHFAAGFLDGSVRLYDIRAPEMLICTSRPHTQRVRVVGIGFQPGFEHGKIVSASQAGDIQFIDIRWPKDAYLTIDAHRGSLTALAVHRHAPLIASGSAKQLIKVFNLEGEQLGSIKYLSTFMAQKIGSVSCLAFHPYEVLLAAGAADACVSVYADEIAPGR; encoded by the exons ATCCATTTTCTATGGCACCCCAGAAAGCACTTGAAGCAATTGGAAAAAACTTGAGTCTTCAGTATGAGAGGTGGCAACCCAGG GCTCGGTACAAGCCTCAGCTAGATCCTACTGTGGAGGAAGTGAAAAAACTCTGTACTACATGTCGGAAATATGCAAAGACAGAGAGAGTTCTCTTCCACTACAATGGTCATGGTGTACCCAAACCAACTCCAAATGGTGAAATTTGGCTCTTCAACAAG AGTTATACTCAATATATCCCGCTGCAAATAAGTGAGCTTGATTCGTGGCTGAAGACACcttcaatatatgtttttgACTGCTCTGCTGCAGGGATGATTGTTAGTGCTTTTGCAGAG CTTCAAGATTTGAGTGCTTCTAGTTCAAGTGGAACTACCACTCCTACAAGGGATTGTATTCTGCTTGCAGCATGTGATGCACACGAGACTCTTCCCCAAAGTGCTGAATTTCCTGCTGATGTTTTCACATCCTGCCTCACAACGCCAATCAAGATGGCTTTGAGATG gTTTTGTACTCGTTCGTTGCTCCGTGGATCTCTAAACTACTCCCTTATAGATAGAATTCCAGGGCGCCAAAATGATCGCAAGACACTTTTAGGTGAATTAAATTGGATTTTCACGGCAGTGACCGACACAATTGCCTGGAATGTACTCCCACATG AGACCTTCCAAAAACTGTTTAGGCAGGATCTTTTAGTTGCCAGTTTGTTTCGAAACTTTCTACTGGCTGAGAGGATCTTGCGGACTGCAAATTGCACTCCAATTTCATTTCCTAGTTTGCCTCCAACTCATCAGCACCATATGTG GGATTCATGGGACATGGCTGCTGAAATATGCCTTTCTCAGCTACCAGGTTTAGTTGAGGATCCAAATGCTGAGTTCCAG CCAAGCCCCTTTTTCACAGAACAGTTGACAGCTTTTGAGGTGTGGCTTGATCATGGATCAGAACACAAGAAGCCACCTGAACAGCTGCCCATTGTTCTTCAG GTTTTACTCAGCCAATATCATCGATTTCGAGCCTTGGTGCTTCTGGGAAGATTCCTTGATATGGGATCATGGGCCGTAGATCTT GCTTTATCTGTTGGGATATTCCCATACGTTTTGAAGCTTTTGCAAACAACTACACCAGAGCTACGACAAATTCTTGTATTCATTTGGACAAAGATTCTTGCTCTTGACAAG TCATGCCAAGTGGATCTTGTGAAGGATGGAGGACACACATATTTTATAAGGTTTCTTGATAGCATGGAGGCATTTCCAGAACAGCGAGCAATGGCTGCATTTGTTCTTGCAGTCATTGTGGATGGGCACAGACGAGGCCAGGAAGCCTGCATTGAAGCTGGTTTGCTACATGTTTGCTTGAAGCACCTTCAGTCTTCGTCTGGTGTTTCTTCACAAAGTGAAACACAAACCGAACCTTTATTTCTTCAATGGCTTTGTCTTTGCCTGGGAAAGTTGTGGGAGGATTTCACTGAGGCACAAATAGTTGCTCTGCAGGCAGAAGCTCCTGCTGTATTTGCACACTTACTTTCTGAACCCCAACCCGAG GTAAGAGCTTCAGCTGTATTTGCTCTAGGAACCCTGCTTGATGTTGGATTTGATTCATCAAGAGAGGGTGGTGTTGGAGGTGATGAAGATTGTGATGATGATGAAAAAAGTAAAGCTGAGGTTAGCATTATCAAATGCCTTCTAAATGTTGTTTCAGATGGAAGCCCACTTGTACGAGCTGAAGTTGCTGTAG CTCTAGCACGCTTTGCCTTTGGGCACAACAAGCAGTTGAAGGCAATTGCTGCTGCATATTGGAAGAAGCCTCAGCCTAACTCCGTCCTTAGTTCCCTACCTTCATTTGCCATGAAGAGTACTAGCGGTTATACCACTCCAACTCAGTATGTCCAGCATGGTACGATGGGTCCCTCACAAATTGGTCCTGTTTTTAGAAGTGGAGATAGCCAAGCTATAGTTCGAGATGGGCGAGTCTCCACTAGCAGTCCACTTACATCTTCTGGAGTAATGCATGGGTCACCTGTATCAGATGATTCATCTCAGCATTCTGATTCTGGGATATTTAATGATTGCTTGAGCAATGGGGTGGCAAGTGCAAGGCAAAGGCCTCTAGACAATGCATTATATGCACAATGTGTGCTTGCTATGCTTACATTAGCCAAGGATCCTTCTCCTCGCAATGCTAGTCTTGGTAGAAGAGTACTTTCCATTATAGGGATTGAACAAGTGGTGACAAAATCTGTGAAGCCAAGTGGCAATATGGCTAGACTGAGTGACTCAATTGCTCCTTCACCTAGTCTTGCTGGCCTTGCACGATCTTCTTCATGGTTTGATATGAGTGGAG GTCATTTGCCACTTACTTTTAGGACTCCTCCTGTTAGTCCGCCTCGACCCAGTTACTTACCTGGAATCCGAAGAGTTTGTTCACTAGAGTTCAGACCACACATCATGAATTCTCCGGATACAGGATTGGCTGATCCACTCTTAAGTGCTGTTGGGTCAGATGCAGCATCTGATAGAAGTTTTCTTCCGCAGTCAACAATATATAGTTGGAGTTGTGGTCATTTTTCGAAGCCTATACTTACAGCAGCTGATGACAGCGAAGAAGTAATGGTcagaagagaagaaagagaaaaatttGCTCTGGACCACATAGCAAAGTGTCAACATTCTT CTGTCAGCAGCTTGCAGAATCAAATAGCTAGCTGGGATACAAAATTTGAAACAGGTACCAGAGCAATTTTGCTGCATCCTTTCTCTCCAGTTGTAATTGCTGCAGACGATACTGAACGAATCAG gaTATGGAATTATGAGGAGGCTACTTTGATGAATAGCTTTGACAATCATGGTCTTATTGACAAAGGAATTTCAAAATTGTGCCTTGTTAATGAGCTTGATGACAGTCTACTTCTTGCTGCTTCAT GTGATGGGAATATCAGAATTTGGAAGGATTACAATTTAAGGGGCAAGCAGAAACTTGTAACTGCATTCTCTTCAATTCATGGTCATAGGCCTGGTGTGCGCAATGATAATGTGGTTGTGGATTGGCAGCAGCAACCTGGTTATCTG TATTCATCTGGTGAAACATCATCCATTATGGTCTGGGATCTGGAGAAAGAACAGCTTGTACATTCTATTCCGTCATTATCGGATTGCAGCATATCAGCATTG TCCGCCTCACAAGTCCATCCTGGACATTTCGCTGCTGGATTTTTGGATGGTTCTGTGAGGCTTTATGATATTAGGGCACCTGAGAT GCTTATTTGTACATCCCGGCCACACACACAGAGAGTGCGAGTTGTAGGCATTGGTTTTCAACCAGGGTTTGAGCATGGAAAG ATTGTGAGTGCATCGCAAGCAGGTGATATTCAGTTCATTGATATAAGATGGCCAAAGGATGCCTACTTAACAATAGACGCACACAGGGGGTCTCTTACTGCTTTAGCTGTGCATCGTCATGCACCCCTTATTGCAAGTGGCTCGGCAAAACAGCTCATAAAAGTGTTCAATTTAGAGGGTGAACAATTAGGCAGCATTAAATACCTCTCAACATTTATGGCACAGAAAATAGGTTCAGTAAGCTGTCTTGCCTTTCATCCTTATGAAGTGTTGTTAGCAGCCGGAGCTGCAGATGCATGCGTTTCTGTTTACGCCGATGAAATCGCTCCAGGCagatga